In Mytilus edulis chromosome 7, xbMytEdul2.2, whole genome shotgun sequence, a single genomic region encodes these proteins:
- the LOC139482775 gene encoding uncharacterized protein, which produces MRLRTLLIWLTVFSVQELSMENDCMLWEINGNDLTFSCKTSNFVTPVTLVNNRGKEIAKCNFQQFNNESIRSSQRENSHTVSVEYQKKEVRFTIHEFRSKNVDGTWSCVQGNTKSQSHVSKSKEIFYDTNVFMKGEIYTINHTKRVSLQCSTCRESRGKNAEFLINKRSYVSIAFDPDKGKCTYKDRECHQDICSCSSAGNVFNATFSFDPANTTTYSCDIQFEDKATSMIFSITANLLLKGKDFQVMRQDRRINKPGNKVFDRDVISTTKRNLRTGNTTKHYYR; this is translated from the exons ATGAGATTGCGAACACTATTAATATGGTTGACTGTGTTTTCTGTGCAAG aATTAAGCATGGAGAATGATTGCATGTTGTGGGAAATTAATGGAAATGATCTTACATTTTCCTGTAAAACCAGTAATTTTGTAACACCAGTGACTTTAGTTAATAACCGCGGAAAAGAAATTGCTAAATGTAACTTTCAGCAATTTAATAATGAAAGCATTAGGTCCTCGCAACGAGAAAATAGTCACACAGTTAGTGTGgaatatcaaaagaaagaagTCAGATTTACAATACACGAATTCAGGTCAAAGAATGTCGATGGTACATGGTCATGTGTGCAGGGAAACACCAAATCACAGAGCCATGTGTCAAAATCAAAAG aaatattttatgacacAAATGTTTTTATGAAAGGAGAAATTTACACAATTAATCATACGAAAAGGGTTTCCTTGCAATGTTCAACCTGTAGAGAGTCACGAGGAAAAAACGCAGAGTTTCTAATAAACAAACGTTCATATGTAAGCATAGCCTTTGATCCTGATAAAGGGAAGTGCACATATAAGGACAGAGAGTGCCACCAAGATATATGTTCCTGTTCATCAGCCGGAAATGTGTTTAACGCTACATTTTCGTTTGATCCAGCAAATACAACTACTTATTCATGTGATATACAGTTTGAAGATAAAGCAACATCAATGATATTCTCAATAACAGCAAAccttttattaaaaggaaaag ATTTCCAGGTGATGCGCCAAGACAGACGTATAAACAAACCTGGAAATAAAGTTTTTGACAGAGATGTTATTTCGACTACTAAAAGAAATCTTAGAACGGGTAATACAACAAAACATTATTACAGATAA